The Coffea arabica cultivar ET-39 chromosome 2c, Coffea Arabica ET-39 HiFi, whole genome shotgun sequence genome includes the window aatcaATAATGTTATTTTCGCTCTTTTAATATCATTTCTTAATTATTGATTGGACCTAAATATTATAAGATAATTACCCTCAAGAAAGGCtggtgtaatttttaaaatctcggGGAAGGCCAgtgaaataatcaaaaaattcaagggaagtttctaaaattattcctAAGTGGAACCCTCGTATATTTACATGAAACATTTTTAATAGGTGCAGAAAATAATTGCTAGACTTAGCATTTGCTCCGGACCAACATAAAAATTCTCCAAAATGGCTGCCTAGATCAAAGAAATAAAACCAAGGTCGAAGCATTTTACTTTCCAATTCTACGATTTTTTGGTCCCATAAACGTACTCATGAGTGTTTGGATAGAACATtaactgtagcactttttgtgatatgatgcatgtgagataaaaagatgactgaaaatataaaaaagcaGGGTTAAAAAATGCGCTTgcgatgcaagcgaaatattatttaaaataatatatcCAAACAAGGCCAATACTATGGCTCCATGATTTTGAATCTGAACGAGAAAGAGACAAAGTACTGTATAAAAAAGGTAGGAGTGGGTGTAGAATAAAAATAGGCATAGTCTGAATCatgtgctaaaaaaaaaaaaagaagtaaatgtACTCGTATATGTCGCCACGCCTCTTTGGAGAACTGGTTCCGCTTTTCGGTAGCTTTTCTATCATGGGAGAAGAGAGGAGTACGAAAAGTTGGAGGAGTAATCACGGGATTGCCATGAAATTGAACCATCCAAGACAACTACCTACTTGGCTCTGAAAATTATAACAAATAGTCATCGACGATAAATGTATTTAGGTATTTTCACTGCAGTatctacttttttttatttggttaaATACATGcactatgtgaaaagaaaaaatagtctTCTGAGTACAGAAGAATCCATGTCCATTCTTCGCTAATTACACTTTTAACTCAAATTTTGCCAACCACCATCCTCTAACCGTATAATCTAAAAAATAACAGGGttttttggattgtaagttatttgggatatttttactgtagcactttttgtgacgcgatgtatatgagataaaaaggtaattgaaaaaataaaaatgtgtattggaaattgtaatgatgatgtaagcaaataaaattggggaaataaTACTCAATCCAAAGATTCCATGATGTTTTACTAATGTTGTAATGATGTGGTAATTTAGGGGTTGTTTGCATGTGTACATGTTGAACTCAGATGGTATCATTTTTATAACCATTGCATCTTACCTGCGACCCTTTTGATGTCTCGATAAATTTGTCATCATGTGGTTATTTTGAAATTACCCGTAGATGTTGAATTCGAACAACATTTAACGTCTCTCACGCACTAACTTTGTtttaattgtaatttttttttcaaaaaattttacgatcaatcatcattttattttatatatatcaaattattatcatatattttttgataaacattttaaaaaatagcaatccaaacttgCTGTGAAGGACTTTATATCGATACCAAGACAAAGGGCAATACaggaaatttcttttttttttaaaaaataaaatcaagtcGCGAATATAATACGACTAgtctgattttttatttttattttcaaatttgctGCTAAGTTTACATTACGTGTTACTTACTTTtggaacgaaaaaaaaaaaaggaaaaaaagaccATGCTGTTAATATTATTGTCATGGTCACGCCTCCCCATGTTGATAAAAACTGCTACCAGTATAGCTCACGTCACCTTACTCCCAAATTCTCCCACCTCCCCACTACGCTTCGCGTGTATTCACTTTCACATCGCCACCCGCTCCCTCTTCCAGACAAGGTCGACGGCTGTGTTTGGATaagaagtgtttttttttttccttttttagaatGCTCTTTTTATTCATCATAAAcgctttttaattatttttttatacttttaatagtaatatttttatctcatatacgtTATATTATACAAAAAATTTCTGCATCATTTTAAAAAACAAATCAAAGCATCTTTGACACTAACAGATTaattgaattttaaaacaaGTTCAACTATAAAAATGTGTTTGGAATTTCATTTATCATCGAGTTGTGGCCAATTCAAATCAAAACCTATCAttgctttaattttttaatatggACTTGAGATTTGAGCTCAATTAtctaagtttgaaaattactaAAAATCATTTGCACTTCTACCACTAATATTTACTAATTTATTCATTATAGACACGATTTTTCGTGAAAAAGTATTtacaatttctaataaaatttaaACTAACATTTAATACAATTCTCCTATTATCAAAATAACCTCACATATCAAACGCACAATTCTCACTCTCCCATTAAAAACTCGGCCTCGAGTATTAGAGCAAATTATCTCGATGATCACTAAATTTTTGCAATCGTCGAGTTTTGGCCACTGAACTAGTAAATGTCTGATTTTGGTCACTAAAATGTATAAAAGTTAAGACTCGAGGCCATTCTGTTAAATGTAATCGTTAAGTTTGCCAATCTGATTGCCCGCGCTATTTCCAAGACGAAAGAAATGGGCAAATTAAGAAGTTTAACACGTATCTTTAGAAACTAAATTAGACTTTTAATAGTTCAGCGGTCAAAACTCGACGATTGCAAAAGTTTAGTGGTCATTCAAATAATTTGTTCCAAATATTATTACAACTAAAATTTCAATATcataactcaaaaaaaaaaaaaacaagggacTTCTTGAGTTTAAAGATTCATTGAATTCAAGATTCATCGTCCTCCTATCAAGGAGTTATTTAGACTTTAGATTTTACTTCTAATTTTTTGttcttgaaacaaatcttattttTACGCTTTCACTGCTGCATCAAATCTTGTAGTATTCATTTAGAATATATACTGAAGCTGAAATCCAACATAATCGAAGTTTTAATTAAATTTAGGCATGACGACAGAATGTGGCTAGGCTGCCCAGGCGGAAATGTGTATCTAACTCTCCCCTACGAGAGCGTGAAACTGCCATCCCCAAAGTAAAgccccttcttcttcttctctctcccACCCTGGTTGGACCAGTGACTGAGAGAGTAGCGTACAAACAACTCTCAGCCGAATCGCATAAATCAACCGTTCCCCCTTCCCCTTCGCTTTTCCTTTAAAtataatctctctctctctctctccccatcTTTTGactcctttatttatttattcattcattcatttttgcCATTTCCAACTCCTAAAATTGTAGTAGTAAAACATCAGCGAACagggaaaattagaaaaatgccCGCGCTCTCTCATTTCTGTTTTCCCTCGACCTCTCCGTATCCGTAACCCTAGctttttccctttctctctATCTGTAtcttcctctctttctctctctgtaTAAATTATCCCTCCAGTTGTCTCTGCGCGAATTTCATCCCGCTATCATCCAAATTCAAGAAATATCCCGGTAAGATGAATTGGATGGAATTTGTGATGGCTTTAGTATTTGTAAATTCGTGTTAATTATATTAAGTTGGATGAATCTCAGATGTGGATTGCAAAAATGTCAGAAGCCATGTGCAATGGAGATTtttctttgtaatttttaaatgaGCAAACTTTCCTACTTTTTTCTCGTCCAGGATTATTTTATTTGTATTACCGCGATTAGTTTATTCAATTATCTAACTGTCTAGTCGCGTGATTATTTGGGTTTTGCACGTTATCTGGTGATTTGGATGTATTATTCTGATACGGCCACTCTCAATACTATAAAaaggttgatttttttttttgggggaatGTATGAGGAATGCTTAGGTTCATTTCATATCGGTAAGATCCAGATACGATCGAAGTGCGTAGGTGGGTTTGCTTGCTTTTGTCAAATTTAGATTGCATGTTTGTTGGAGGATTAATTCTTTGTTTCGCCATTGTTTTTGTTGTACTGATCAATAGTCAATTATTCGAGGTGAATGAAGGTATAATTTGGCTACAATTGTTCTTTGATTGAATCGAATTACTCAAGACATGTTTGTTGTGTGCCATAATTTGGGGAGAAATGATGATTTGTTGGTGGGTAGCATAtgcataacaaaaaaaaaagaagaaaaattctgaaCTTTCTAATTGTCAATTATTCACTCATGAATGATGGCTGGCAGTGAGGTTAAGCAGTCTAGAGTAAACCGGATAAAGAATTGGAAGAGACCGATATTTTTGTACTACTTTTTTGTCCTCCCATTTACACCTTGAGTTGTCGTGCTGCTGAAAGAATTAATGACCAGTTGTTAAGGTCATCTTTGTTTTCTGGATCATCTGCATCTCTATTATTCAGAGTTTATATGTTTAAGGGATACATGCCTCCAATTGACCTGTTTATCTGCTTATTGTTGCTGGTTAATTTTGTCCTCTACCATCTGTTAACTGAATGCTATAGAATCTCTAAACATTGAAAACTGGTTTGCTACATGTTTTACTAAGCATGATATATCTATATACAACCAGGTCATTTGCTTTATGGCTCTTTTCTAGTAAATTCCAATTGCATCAGATTAGCATGTTGGGAAAATAGGTAGCAAGTTTACAGCAAGAATACATGGTCTTGTTCTCTTAGATGCAATTCGGAATATCTTGTCTTTTATGTGGGCCCTGAACCACCAATCTTTATGtagttatttgaaaattttcagttatTTGAATGTTGATATTTTTAAGCTGTATCACATATTTCATCTATCATTGATGTGTGGAAGCAGTTCTTTTGAGTGTAATAGAGGGTGACTTGTGCTTGAAAGCGGTAGTTTGTCTGTAATTGCAAACGAGCAAGGCGCAGCTAGTGCTTGTTAGTTTGGGCACTTATTTTCTGATCTGATGGTCCTCTATGTGTGTAGAGGCAGGATGCATGTCCCTTTATCATGATGGTGGGAGCAGTAGTGGTTATCAACTATTGTTTGTTGTTTTCACATGATCTTTTGAGTCATACAAAGGTTACAGGATTTGTTCAGATAAGTTGAGAAATGCCTGTTTGGAAAAAGGAGTGTTTCTTGTCTCTTGGACGAATTTATTATCAGTCTGTTATTTAGTTAAATAGTCTTTGGTGAAAAACTAGGAGTAATTTCTTTGCCTGAAATGGATCTTTATATTCACTATATTTGGACCTGTCCAGATGTGATATGTTCTTTTACATTGTACAACAACTTTTTTTGTGCTTGGCGTGAAATGTCCAAATGTTCAGTGGTCTTCGAATATTATTCATGATGTCCCACTATTCACTGTCGATAATTGTGCCGAATGTGAATTTATAACCGTTCTATTCAACTGACAATTGTTGCATATGGTGATATGCTTTCTGATGCATGTGTTTATTGATGCTGTGTGAATCTTGTTTGTAGTAGGGGAAGATGGTTGGTGCAATAAGTTAATAGTTCAGTGCTAGATTGATTTGAGATGTTTCTTGTAGTTGAGCTTCAAATGTAGATTTTAGAGATGTGCTACATTGCTTTCTTGTTTGTCATTATCAACAGGGTATATTGTTTGATGATGTTTCCAATTTTACTTGCAGATTTATTAAGGAAATGGCAAAAGGTACCAGGGGAAGACGCAGGTTTGCTTCTCGCCAGTGCAGGCAAACCCCATACCCACTACCATGTGGTAATCAGTCTGAGAAGATGCAGCGGAAGAAATGCTCCAAAACACTTGTCAAGAAAGACTGGGAAGATGCCACTTGTTCTGTATGTATGGAGTATCCCCACAATGCTGTTCTCCTTCTGTGTTCTTCACATGAAAAAGGTTGCCGTCCCTATATGTGTGGAACTAGTTTTCGCTATTCCAACTGCCTTGACCAGTATAGGAAAGCCTACACAAAAGTGACATCAGCTGATCACAATCAACATCTTGATGGTACAATTGACAGCCCAGCCATGATTCCACCAGTGTCTGGTTGGCCCATTGATAAATGTGAAGTCACTGAACTTGCATGTCCCCTTTGCCGGGGCCAAGTGAAGGGCTGGACAGTGGTTGAGCCGGCACGAGAATATCTGAATGCTAAAAAACGAAGCTGTATGCAGGATAACTGCTCATTTATAGGAACTTACAAGGAGTTGCGGAAACATGTTAGGGCAGATCACCCTTCTGCTAAACCTCGTGAGGTGGATCCCCTTCTTGAACAAAAATGGAGAAGACTTGAGCGGGAGCGAGAAAGAGAGGATGTTATCAGCACAATAACATCATCAATGCCAGGGGCAGTCGTTTTTGGTGATTACGTGATTGAAGGAGGTCAttatggttttatttcggatgaGGAAGACGGTTTTGATGATGATCACCTGGACCAAAGTGAAGGTTTTGAGTTTGGTGTTGATAGCAGTTTGGCAAGGATTGAAAGCAATTTGAGGAACGTCTTCCTTGTTTTG containing:
- the LOC113726720 gene encoding uncharacterized protein, with the translated sequence MAKGTRGRRRFASRQCRQTPYPLPCGNQSEKMQRKKCSKTLVKKDWEDATCSVCMEYPHNAVLLLCSSHEKGCRPYMCGTSFRYSNCLDQYRKAYTKVTSADHNQHLDGTIDSPAMIPPVSGWPIDKCEVTELACPLCRGQVKGWTVVEPAREYLNAKKRSCMQDNCSFIGTYKELRKHVRADHPSAKPREVDPLLEQKWRRLEREREREDVISTITSSMPGAVVFGDYVIEGGHYGFISDEEDGFDDDHLDQSEGFEFGVDSSLARIESNLRNVFLVLQRIDPAGNIGSNRGIRRQERNSNHTLEGGTVVGSRTSRIGSFDYSDQDSESDNDDNAGIPRASDRLSLVNRLRSQGRVLLGRSGRRRRRREANRSRR